A stretch of DNA from Pristis pectinata isolate sPriPec2 chromosome 35, sPriPec2.1.pri, whole genome shotgun sequence:
CTGGAGAAGCCACTTACACATCAGGTACCAGAGTGAGCAGGCAATGAGGGCCGTTAAAGATGCCTAAGTACTAGTGAGAAAGGAATTTTCCTAAGTGTTCCAGTCAATATTCTCCAATCCACACAAGTAGCACCCCAAAACATCTTATGACTTTGTAAGAAttgctgatactggaaatctgaaggctCATTCATCTGAAActtttgactgtttctctctccacagatgttgtctgacctgtcaaatattctgtgcattttctgttttatttccatttatatcATGCTTTCCAGTGTACCAAAGATGCCTCACAACAGAAGCTGAGTGCTTAAGGAGATAGTAGGATAGGAAAACAAAAGCATATTTTTTAGAAAGTAGAATGAGGGAGGCAGTGCAGTCGTACATTGGAATGTTGAAGTCTGGATGTGACAAAGGCATCAGAAAGGGATTCAGCAGCAGGCAAGTCAAGGCAGTGACAGAGTCTGACAGACCTGCAGTAGCCTTAGTAATGGATGGAAATATGGTCCAAAGGTCAACTCGAGGTCAAATATGGCATCAAGATGGTGAACAGTCTGGTTTGTTTTCAGACAGTTGTTggggagaggagtggagttgaaAGCTAAGGAAATAGGTTTTGTCTTCCCGatatttggaggaaatttctgcttgtCCTGTAATGGATGTCAttagattacctggtcattaatTAAGTAGCTCTATGCCAGGTGAATGCTGTATATCCTCTGTTAGAATACTATTTACACACTAAGTGTTTTGTTGGCTGTAAAATACCTCAAAACATTCCTGAGGCACACGATGCTTCATAAACCGGTTCTCTTTATGGAATCCCTATTTGTAATTTGTGTCATCTTTTTCATTTACGTCTCCTGTGATCAAGGTGCTTTTCGTTCCCCTCCTTCCACCTTTCTTTGCACCTTACAACCTATTTATCGCCAACTTTCTCTGTAGTTCTGATTtaagctcatcaacctgaaacatgtaCTCTTTTTCCCTCCCTTTATAGGTCTGACCAGCTGcatatatccagcattttttgtttatacttaattatttttaatggtcAGCCCAATAATGTTTTCAATTGACCCAATTTATTACTCCAACTGATCTCTCTAATTGTTTGGAATTAAATTGATGTGATTTGTGTGTTCATTTGAGAGGATTGATTTTGTTAAACAAGAATACTTTTAAAAACTATAATTAGTGAATGTTTTATGTTGATTTGAACATTTGGATTGCAAATGACTAGTAGAAAGTGCCATAACCTAATTTCTGTGTTTTTGCATAGATCCCGATGAATCTGAACTGATTTGACATCATGGCTAGGCACAGCAAGCTACAGAAACAGGTGTTAAAACTTTACAAACAATTCCTTCGAGCTGCTAAAGATAAACCTGGATTTTTGCCCTTGATTCGGGATGAATTTCATAAAAACTCCCAAATCCCCAGAATGGACGTCATGCATATTGAGTACCTGCTGCGAAGAGGGCAGAGACAGCTGGAGCTGTTAAAGGAATCAAATACCAAACAAGTGGCAGCTTTTATTAGCTTCAATCCACCAAACAACCCCATGGTGCAGAAGACCGAGGACCAGCCATCTTAGCTTAAAAGACTGACTGAAGTTTGCTAAGATTATCGTTATGAAACATGCCTGCAGTGATTGCGTAATATGTAACTTGGATAGGAATGAAGCTGCAGGTTATGTACTGAATCCAAGGACCAGATATTACAgccacaaaaataaatcaaaaaaatgcaCCTACGTTTTACTGCACTACAGTGATAGTTACAGTTCAAAATTGCTTCGTACGGTGTGGTCATGAAAGGTAGTATATAAATGTATACTGCATATATGTAAATGTATATTAGAAATGTATTCCCTCTGCACCGTCagccctgatgcaaggtcttgacctgaaatgtcaaccatccctttgcctccacagatgctgcttgatccactgagttcttcctgcagtttgtttttttgctgtttaAATGTAGTTCTTCATTTTTTAATTCACAAAATCATGAGTAGGAAAGATTTGCACTTTGAAGGAAAACATTCTTAACTTTTTAGAGACTGTTTTTATTCCCAGAAGAGATGTCAGAGACTTTCTTGTGTTCTGTCCTCATTCTAAAATGTGTGGTTAAAAACTGGGATTGGTTTTTAAGGATAATTTTCAGCATTGAATTATGAAGTTTGCTGTTTGCAGCAGCACACAAACAGGacagctgtgaggagaggttgagcaggattGAAcaatgttctttggagtttagaagaatgagaggtgatctcgctGATGTAAACTATTTTAGAGGAGTTGACGAGGGTGACATTGAGACTCTACATCCTTAGGTTGGAAGGTCTAGGCCTAGAGGGAATGATCTCAAGTGAGATACAGACCATGTAGGGTTGAACTAACAAGAATTCCTTCACTCAGTGGGATGTGCGTGGCCATAGAGAGCCAGGAATGCTCAGACATCGAATATTTCAAACTTACCAGATACAGATGAGCACTGGAATTGCCaaagcattgaaggctatggactaagtgctggtaattgggattagtatagaggtGTCGTTGATAATCAACATGGCCACGCTGGgttgaagggtctttttctgtgctgcatgacgaCTATTGATAGACATTAGGCCATCAAGGGACAGGGGATATTACAAGATGAGGTGTCGTGAAACTGAAGGACGGAGCAGAGCAGATTCGTGtgcctctctctgtgactcactgATTTCCTGCCCTCCATTTTCAGTTCTGTTGGAACaacttccatttgcctggatgagggcagttCCAGCAATTctcaagttcaacaccatccagaacaaagcagcccgcttgacTGCCTCTCCATCCAATGTCCCTCCACTACtgggtgcacagtggctgcagtgtgtaccatcgacaaaatgcactgccAGATCCAGATGGTGTGTgtcttgaaggggaacctgcaggtggtggtgttcccttcaTGCTGGCTGCCTGGTCTTTCTTGCAGATTTGGAAgatgttggagtagcctgggcgagtaactgcagtacattttgtaggcGGCAAATGGAGAGTGATTCATCATGGCCCTCGCTAGAGGAACCTCTTTCCACCCAACACACGGGCTGTGGCCTGTTCATACAGTCACAGGGGTGTTGTGTCTGGTTTTTCAATAGGTGCCAGGATTGCATGGAAGTAGCTTGGCTGGAGTACCTTCACCTTTTGCTGCACCCGCCACAAGCAAGGAGTTTCCATGATGTTGACTGCAGGgggcttggtgatggtaatgccatagaCTGTCCAGGGAGGTGCATAAACTCTCTTAGTGGAGattgttattgcctggcactttggtGGCTcagatattacttgccacttatcagcccagtgCTCAACATTGTCTAATAGTTAATGGTAATATGACAGTCTTGATTTGGGGGAAGGTGCAGTAgggtcttgggagtcctagttcaggattcccttaaggataacttgcaggttgagtcagtcgtaaagaaggcaaatgcaatgttagcattcatttcgagaggactagaatataaaagcagggatgtagtgctgaggctttataaggcattggccagagtggatttggaacattgtgagcaattttgcaccgcatatctatggaaggatgtgctggcattggaaagggtccagaggacgtttacgagaatgatcctgggaatgactGTATGAGGAGTGTCTCTGCGCCTGGACTCACTGGAgttcggaaggatgagggggatctcattgaaacctaccagttactgaaagacctggatagagcggacatggagaggatgtttccatcagtaggagaatctaggatctgagggcacagcctcagaataaagggacgtccctttagaacttcttcagccagagggtggtgaatctgtggaatctgttgccacagagggctgtggaggccaagccactgagtgtatttaaggcagagattgataggttcttgattggtacgGGGGTTGGGGGTtaagaggagaaggcaggagaataaggtagagaaaaaaaaatcagccatggttgaatggtagagcagactcagtgggctgaatggcctaattatgcatctatattttatggtcttattacAAATGGCATTTGTACCAAAGTTACTTGATTGAATGTTTAGGGTTTATAAGTAGAGATGGTAAAAGGGACCCGTCATAGAGGGGACAGAATGTCTGGGCACTGTAAGAAATAAAGATTGTTCAAGAATTTCAACTGAAGCCCATGAGATTCCTGGCAAAGGGATGAGAGGAagctgtctcaccactcccctctttataccgaatatctcccctctccatcctcaatcctgatgcaaggtcttgacccgaaacgtcaacaattccgtacccccccacagatgctgctggacccactgagttcctccagcagtttgtttgttgctccagattccagtatctgtagtctcttgtgtttcctgttCCCTTATTTATCTGGCTCAATCCCATGTGATCCCTGACATCAGCTTGGAAAGTTTGGGATTGATCCAACATTGCGTCATGTTCCACATCTGCAAACACTCAGGAAAGTGTCCAGGGATTGGATGTGCCTGAACACATACTGTAGAAGGCAAATTTGGCAAGCTGCAACTTAGCCCGTTGCGATTTTCTCCTTTAATTGAAGACTTAGCAAACTAGTCTCCGAGCAATTCCCAAATCTCCAAACACCAAGTAATATTCCAGAATTCAGTaatcagagagagggagggatcgTTACTCACTGTTAAACAGGGTGTGCACCGCCCACCATTAATGAGGGGTCTGCATCGCCCACCATTAATGAGGGGTGAGCATTCTCACCATTAATTAGGAGTGTAAGATTGCTCACCATCAATCTCTGTAACCCAGAGTCACCTTGATCAGTGGTAAGCAACATGCATGATAAATGGTGAGTGAAAGAACTGTCCTGACTATTTGTGAGTAACAGGTGCTTAATTAATGGAGCCTTAACCAATGAAGAGTAATGAACACCCTGATAAATGGTGATCTGTGACCACTGCCCCTATTTCCCCACCCCTCAGGAATGTTTCCAGGGGTTGAACCTAGAAGGCAAATTCTACAAGCCTCAACTCTCAGCCCATTGCTGTTTCTTCTTTTTATTGCAGACTCCACTTCCGCACAGCCCCATATGTTCAGGCAGCGTCCAGAAGGCACTAATCGCCATTTTTGCTCACCATTAACCAACAATCCATTGCTCGTCATTAATCACAGCTAACTATTGATCTATGAGTTGGGGGTATTCATTGTTCACCATTAATCTCAGCTAGTTATTGATCTGTTAATCAAGGGGTATACCATTAATTGCTGATGTTTATCATTTAACATTAATCAGATCTGTCTCACCattcattttattgtttttttcgaCATCTGGGCACCTCTggtaaggccagcacttattgccttcCATAATTGCCCCTGAGGGGTTGGGGGTAAGcaaccttcttgagccactgcagtcattctggtgaagggactcccacactgttggggagggagttccaggatctagacctgGTGAAAATGAAGGGACCAATGATATACAGTATGTCCAAGTCAGTGAACCTGCAGTCCCTAACGGAATTCTGTCGTAACTtggtttctctgtctgtatctgttgtccatctgtgatattggctcagcttgtttgctcTAATTTCCCACTTTTTCCCCCTTTTATTTCCCTCTGGGTGtcgaggacatgcccagcctgacctgccgggcatgtcttcctgctctgtattttgcaactcttacattcttttgtctacgttcACACTCTCTAACtggtcccattcactcattgaccagataatcttgttaaCAGCTGATCCCCATAGTCACCCCAGTTTTACGCTAACAGGGACATACCAGCAccatcccaccctccctgcagcttaacaaaccTTTTGTCTCCTTCACCGTTCTGACACAGGCACtttgacatgaaacgttaactctgtttctcttcccacggatgcggcctgacctgccagaactttccatttttatttcatcctGGGGATTAACTATATTGCAGACGGTgcaacactgcagccactgtgtgctggtggtagcAGAAATAGATGTTTTGTGTGGATGGGATGGCCATTGAACTGACTGTTTTGTActggatgatgttgagtttcttgagactcatccaggcaagtggagactgTCCCAGCACAGTCCTGCCTTGTGGGTGGTGCAGAGGCCTTGGGGATttgggagatgagtcactcaccaggggatacccaacctctgacctgcgtCTGGTGCAGTTGAGGTTTTGATCAATGGTGACCACCAGGCTAATGGTAGTAGGGCAACTCACTGATGGTAGTGTCAAGGGTAGCtgatctctcttgttggaaatggtcattacctggcacttctgTAGTGcaaatgttgcttgccacttttcagcccatgccCGAgggttgtctaggtcttgttacAAGCAGACGTGGAGTGGTTCATTTGGTGAGGAGTTtcgaatggaattaaacattgtgcagtcatccaCCTCTGACACTTAGGacatgccctgaggaactcctgctgtgatgttctaGGGCAGGGATAATTGACCTCTAATGACCACAGCCAATCATCCTTTGCACAATACCAGCCACTGGAGTGTtgtccctttgatgcccattgaccatCTTCACCAGGTTCCACCATGCCATAGTTATTGCTTGCTATCAATCAGTGACACCCTTCCTCACTGCTAATCAGGAGTCTAGTGATCACCATTAATTGGAGCCTATGGAACACCATTAATAAGGGGGCTCTCTGTTGCTTGAAAAGGgaaatgcagggatgatgtttaccCTGATTGGAGTATCAGCAGCAGGAGGTGAGAAGAAGAGGCAGCACAGAGGCACGGCagatagagccgctgcctctcagctccagaggaCTGGGtttaatcccgacctccagtgctgtctgtgtggagtttgcacgttctctctgtgaccgtgtgggtttcccccaggtgctccggtgtcctcccatgTCCcatagatgtgtgggttagtgggTAGGTGAGGGATAGACTCGGGCAGGGAgcattaaaaaatgggattaatgtaaatgggtggttgatggtcagcatagatctggtgggccgaagggcttgtttccgtatTCTAAGGCTCTGTGACTTCCCCATTAACCAGAGGTGATCACCACCCATTGCTAATCAGTTGTATTAATTATTCACCTTGAATTAAGGTGAGCAGTGATTATTCCTGAACACCCTGGCTTGTGGTACCCCATGAGCCCTTTGGACATTGAGTCTGTCTAAACAAAATCTGTAGATGGCAGATTCTACAGCCTGCACATCTCAGCTCATTGCAATCTCCttttgtttcccatgctccctttaaactcaccaggggcTTGTTTcccactgggttcactggaaaatttattatactaccatgtaacatctaaaaattGAATAGAAAGTGAGTTACAtctaataatctggaaaatctgccagtccgacACCAGCAAAGTCCTAAagctgctggattattggaggttTAATGTAGTGTGGAGGACCACTTGATGCAGTGTATACCTGGCATTGTTCAGCACGTTCACCCACCTGCTTGGGAACAGGCTACATTTTTGATCTAGTATTGTGTGATGAAAGAGTCGTGTACCTCAGGCGCCTTTGGAGGGTGATCTAACAGAATTTTACATAATATTAAGATGAAAGTGATTCAGTTAAATCAGAAACTGAGGCTGTTGTcctctctctgcaccttctttCTAATGTTCTTTTCCACTCTGGCTTCTCTACAGTTTAATTCCCAACCTTTGTCACTTTGCAAGCACTTCTCACCGCTGTTAGATTGTACCCCTGTGCTCTATTTCTCCAGTCCCTGGTCTACtttcctgtgaatgctgtgtGCACTCAGTTGAAGGGAACTTACTTTTGTCTTTGCCCTTGCTGACAGATGTTGATACCTGTTTCTGTACCCTGCATTATCACTTTCTCTTTA
This window harbors:
- the sdhaf1 gene encoding succinate dehydrogenase assembly factor 1, mitochondrial, which codes for MARHSKLQKQVLKLYKQFLRAAKDKPGFLPLIRDEFHKNSQIPRMDVMHIEYLLRRGQRQLELLKESNTKQVAAFISFNPPNNPMVQKTEDQPS